A window from Neobacillus sp. PS3-40 encodes these proteins:
- a CDS encoding ATP-binding protein, with the protein MLAEKLLLHLLITISPVLIHSVLLENKRTKYEPVLCGFIAGIASVLCMIFTYKNYGLYWDLRYVPIILSFLYCGPLSGGITVLLALLARSMMDGGNLLFAFIICAVSITAPLLVIKKFQNYSPRKRIQTAIITGIWPLIVSFLGLFVNSGFQGSLHRLSLGYDIFLLAFIHVLSIGLSSKLIENFCEKKRMTAEIERAKKLNTLGELAASIAHEVRNPLTVVKGFLQLMKQEEHGKNYEYLSLVLSELGHAETIISDYLNFAKPKLDKIEKFQINDVLSEIMLLLDPLAMKNGVQFESELIGSIYLTTDRNQLKQALVNFIKNAIEATEQGGKVSIRLIQENNLGIIYISDTGKGMTEEQLTRIGTLFYTTKEKGTGLGTSVSMRIIETMKGKVTFMSEPGIGTEVKMILPIS; encoded by the coding sequence ATGCTTGCTGAGAAATTACTTTTACATCTGTTAATTACAATATCTCCAGTATTAATACATAGTGTTCTTTTAGAAAATAAGCGTACTAAATATGAACCGGTACTTTGTGGTTTCATAGCTGGTATAGCTTCTGTTCTTTGTATGATTTTTACTTATAAAAATTATGGTTTATATTGGGATCTTCGGTATGTTCCCATAATACTTTCGTTTTTATACTGTGGTCCTCTATCAGGTGGTATTACAGTTTTGCTTGCTCTATTAGCTAGATCAATGATGGATGGAGGTAATCTTCTCTTTGCTTTCATTATTTGTGCAGTGTCCATTACTGCTCCTCTCCTCGTAATAAAGAAGTTTCAGAATTATAGTCCTCGTAAGAGAATCCAGACAGCTATTATTACGGGAATTTGGCCGTTAATTGTTTCATTTTTAGGTTTATTTGTGAATAGTGGCTTTCAGGGGTCCCTTCACAGGCTTTCATTAGGATATGATATTTTCCTGTTAGCCTTTATTCATGTGTTAAGTATAGGATTATCATCTAAGCTAATTGAGAACTTTTGTGAAAAAAAACGAATGACGGCTGAAATAGAGCGAGCTAAAAAACTTAATACCTTAGGGGAACTTGCAGCATCTATTGCACACGAAGTTCGAAATCCTTTAACAGTGGTAAAAGGATTCCTACAGCTAATGAAGCAAGAGGAACATGGTAAAAATTATGAGTACCTCTCGCTTGTTTTAAGTGAACTAGGTCATGCTGAAACAATTATTAGTGATTATTTAAATTTTGCAAAACCAAAGCTTGACAAAATAGAAAAATTTCAAATAAATGATGTCCTCTCGGAGATTATGTTACTTCTTGATCCCTTAGCAATGAAAAATGGTGTACAGTTTGAAAGTGAACTAATTGGAAGTATCTATTTGACAACCGATCGAAATCAACTGAAACAGGCCCTTGTTAATTTTATCAAAAATGCAATTGAAGCAACTGAACAAGGGGGGAAAGTATCGATACGATTAATTCAAGAAAACAATCTTGGCATCATTTATATCTCTGATACTGGAAAGGGAATGACGGAAGAACAGCTAACACGGATTGGGACGTTATTTTATACGACAAAGGAAAAAGGAACCGGTCTTGGCACGTCAGTTTCAATGAGGATTATTGAAACGATGAAAGGGAAGGTTACTTTTATGAGTGAACCAGGGATCGGAACAGAAGTTAAGATGATTTTACCAATTAGCTAA
- a CDS encoding amino acid permease — translation MNLFRKKSIEALIRETGQKDVTLKKELGAFDLSLLGIGAIIGTGIFVLTGVAAAEHAGPALILSFVLSGLACVFAALCYAEFASTVPVSGSAYTYSYATFGELIAWVLGWDLILEYGLASSAVASGWSGYFQGLLAGFGIHFPKALTSAYDPANGTFIDLPAILIAFVIALLLTQGVKKSARFNSIMVMIKLAVVILFIVVGAWYVKPANWTPFMPFGFSGVATGAATVFFAYIGFDAVSTAAEEVKNPQRNMPIGIIASLLVCTVLYIIVSAILTGIVPYTHLDVKNPVAFALNYIHQDWAAGFISLGAIAGITTVLLVMMYGQTRLFYAISRDGLLPKVFSKVDKKKQTPIVNTWITFFLVSIFAGLVPLGKLAELTNIGTLFAFMTVSVGILYLRKNKEAPKTGFRVPFVPLVPILAFIFCGYLALQLPALTWYSFVIWLVIGLFVYFGYGRKHSKMNNSEEGVRKIS, via the coding sequence ATGAATTTATTTAGAAAAAAGTCAATCGAAGCTTTAATTAGAGAAACTGGTCAAAAGGATGTAACTCTAAAAAAAGAGTTAGGGGCTTTTGATTTATCATTGCTAGGAATAGGAGCAATTATAGGAACAGGGATTTTTGTTTTAACAGGTGTTGCTGCAGCTGAACATGCTGGTCCTGCACTTATTCTCTCATTTGTATTATCTGGTTTAGCTTGTGTATTTGCAGCCCTTTGCTACGCGGAATTTGCTTCAACTGTTCCGGTTTCTGGTAGTGCTTATACGTATAGCTACGCTACATTTGGAGAATTGATTGCTTGGGTATTAGGTTGGGATTTGATTTTGGAGTACGGACTTGCGTCTTCTGCAGTTGCCAGTGGTTGGTCAGGATACTTCCAAGGATTGCTCGCAGGCTTTGGTATTCATTTTCCTAAAGCATTGACAAGTGCTTATGATCCTGCAAATGGAACGTTCATTGACCTGCCTGCTATCTTAATTGCATTTGTTATCGCCTTACTATTAACACAAGGTGTAAAAAAATCTGCACGATTTAACTCAATCATGGTTATGATAAAATTAGCCGTTGTAATATTATTTATTGTCGTTGGTGCATGGTATGTGAAGCCTGCAAACTGGACTCCATTTATGCCTTTTGGTTTCTCGGGAGTTGCAACTGGCGCAGCGACAGTATTCTTTGCTTATATTGGTTTTGATGCAGTATCCACAGCCGCGGAGGAAGTAAAAAATCCGCAGCGTAATATGCCAATCGGAATAATTGCATCCCTACTTGTTTGTACGGTTCTATATATTATCGTTTCCGCTATCTTAACTGGTATTGTTCCTTATACACACTTAGATGTAAAAAATCCTGTAGCGTTTGCGCTTAATTATATTCATCAGGATTGGGCTGCAGGCTTCATTTCACTAGGAGCTATTGCCGGGATCACAACAGTTTTACTCGTAATGATGTACGGACAAACTCGCTTGTTCTATGCAATCAGCCGCGATGGTTTGTTGCCAAAAGTATTTTCAAAAGTAGATAAGAAAAAACAAACACCAATTGTAAATACATGGATTACTTTTTTCCTTGTATCAATCTTTGCTGGATTAGTGCCACTAGGTAAGCTTGCAGAGTTAACGAATATTGGTACATTATTCGCTTTCATGACGGTATCAGTAGGTATCTTATATCTTCGTAAAAACAAAGAGGCTCCAAAAACTGGTTTCCGCGTTCCATTTGTTCCATTGGTTCCGATACTTGCGTTCATTTTCTGCGGATATTTAGCCCTTCAGCTACCAGCTTTAACGTGGTACAGCTTTGTAATATGGCTTGTGATCGGGTTGTTCGTATACTTTGGATATGGACGAAAACATTCAAAAATGAATAATAGTGAAGAAGGCGTAAGAAAGATCAGTTAA
- a CDS encoding ATP-binding protein: protein MKSGVNATTKLIFEEKKAIKLFLWLFYIFYFAFDILYYYFYPIYTKSNSLGFPRDGLGLWLYVLVLGLLYPAIYYYKKENPYIIKYIIVIGYVIIDTTNVIIVNFGSLKPFDTGNIVEILFFFFSPIFVNKKYFWTASSLIMGRYLFLGLVLQDKRYFFPIVIYLIIFAISWIILIRFYSYINSLKNAYEELRQKEKLATMGQMAAAIGHEIRNPLASLRGFTQLQQERNPNTNDFYPIMIQEIDRINIIVDDLMYLGKPKAIQIEKENIEEIIAYTLSILQQQARRQGVNVETVMEGPLPPIDCDEKQLKQVFINLIKNAIEAMPDGGKIKINLKAPKENKLLITIQDEGCGIEDEDLLNLGDPFYTTKKEGTGLGLMVTNNIIKDHKGELIINSRIGEGTKIEVVLPITQK, encoded by the coding sequence ATGAAATCAGGCGTTAATGCAACTACAAAATTGATTTTTGAAGAGAAGAAGGCTATAAAGTTATTTTTATGGTTGTTTTACATCTTTTATTTTGCTTTTGATATTTTATATTATTATTTCTATCCAATTTATACAAAAAGTAATAGTCTAGGATTTCCTAGAGATGGATTAGGGCTTTGGCTTTATGTTTTAGTATTAGGATTATTATACCCTGCGATTTACTATTACAAAAAGGAAAACCCATATATTATTAAATATATCATTGTTATTGGTTATGTAATTATTGATACTACAAATGTTATAATTGTCAATTTTGGAAGTTTAAAACCATTTGACACAGGGAATATAGTTGAAATTTTATTTTTCTTTTTTTCACCAATATTTGTAAATAAAAAGTATTTTTGGACAGCCTCATCTTTGATAATGGGAAGGTATCTTTTCTTAGGATTAGTTTTACAAGATAAACGTTACTTTTTCCCTATAGTAATATACCTTATTATATTTGCGATTTCATGGATAATCTTAATTCGATTTTATTCATACATAAATTCTCTAAAAAATGCTTACGAAGAACTTAGACAAAAAGAAAAGTTAGCTACCATGGGTCAGATGGCTGCAGCTATTGGACATGAAATTCGTAATCCATTAGCATCATTGAGAGGTTTTACACAGCTTCAACAGGAAAGAAATCCAAATACAAATGATTTTTATCCTATCATGATTCAGGAGATTGATAGAATAAATATAATTGTAGATGATTTAATGTATCTTGGTAAGCCAAAAGCAATCCAGATTGAAAAAGAAAATATTGAAGAAATTATTGCATATACCTTATCTATTTTGCAACAACAGGCTCGAAGACAGGGCGTTAATGTTGAAACCGTAATGGAAGGTCCACTACCGCCTATCGATTGTGATGAGAAACAATTGAAACAAGTATTTATTAATCTCATAAAAAATGCCATCGAAGCAATGCCAGACGGTGGAAAGATAAAAATTAATCTTAAAGCTCCTAAAGAAAATAAATTGTTAATTACTATCCAGGATGAGGGATGTGGAATTGAAGATGAAGACTTATTGAATTTGGGGGATCCTTTTTATACAACTAAAAAGGAAGGAACTGGTCTTGGATTAATGGTAACAAATAATATTATTAAAGATCATAAGGGAGAATTGATAATTAATAGTAGAATTGGGGAAGGGACCAAGATAGAGGTTGTTTTGCCAATTACTCAAAAATAA
- a CDS encoding HD-GYP domain-containing protein: MNKLPIDSNLVYEEKRALKWFLVLFYIIYISFDVSYTLISKYIPRLKDDTPDVLRSWIYIVMFALIPIAYYLYKKQKYHLIKYIYFISYTALTFLDDILTFYGKPELYKSGNVVEIFWLLLSPIFVSIPFVKVVSIGLVMKYIAAGLIIKTPYALMGILLVTILSIFSFILLNRFLSYVKTIKNSYDHQLVGIVKGVIATLELKDPYTRGHSERVASYAMVLAKESGKLTDDELKGFNYACLLHDIGKINIPDQILMKPSSLTKEEYEIIKSHTVVGAEAVSKVVGLKDSIDIIRSHHEWWNGKGYPDQFKGEEIPYLARVAAIADAFDAMTSTRSYRSALTVDEAYGRIIEGSGSQFDPELVDIFKKVFIKWKEIQMDASLYQEFPNRELNKFIMDKEVKL; encoded by the coding sequence ATGAATAAACTTCCAATTGATTCGAATTTAGTCTATGAAGAAAAGCGTGCTTTAAAATGGTTTCTAGTTCTATTTTATATTATATATATTTCGTTTGATGTATCGTATACTCTTATTTCAAAGTATATCCCAAGATTAAAAGATGACACCCCAGATGTATTGCGTAGTTGGATATATATAGTTATGTTTGCATTAATCCCAATCGCCTACTACCTATATAAAAAGCAAAAATATCACCTTATTAAATATATTTATTTTATAAGTTACACAGCTTTAACCTTTTTAGATGACATACTTACATTTTACGGTAAACCAGAACTCTATAAAAGTGGTAATGTAGTTGAAATCTTTTGGCTACTATTATCACCAATATTTGTTAGTATTCCTTTTGTAAAAGTAGTTTCGATAGGATTGGTAATGAAGTATATTGCTGCAGGATTGATAATTAAAACTCCTTATGCACTAATGGGGATTTTATTAGTAACAATACTTTCTATATTTTCATTTATTTTATTAAATCGATTTCTATCATATGTCAAGACTATTAAAAACTCGTATGATCATCAGCTAGTAGGTATTGTTAAAGGTGTAATTGCTACACTTGAACTTAAAGATCCTTACACTAGGGGGCATAGTGAACGAGTTGCAAGCTATGCTATGGTGTTAGCAAAAGAGTCAGGAAAATTGACGGATGATGAATTGAAAGGTTTTAATTACGCTTGTTTACTCCATGATATTGGGAAGATTAACATTCCAGATCAAATTTTAATGAAGCCTTCAAGTTTAACAAAAGAGGAATATGAAATAATTAAATCCCATACCGTCGTAGGGGCAGAGGCCGTTTCAAAAGTTGTTGGATTAAAAGATAGTATTGATATCATCCGGTCACATCATGAATGGTGGAATGGAAAAGGTTATCCAGATCAATTTAAAGGTGAAGAAATACCTTACCTGGCAAGAGTAGCTGCTATTGCAGATGCATTTGATGCGATGACATCCACAAGATCTTATAGGTCAGCATTAACTGTTGATGAAGCTTATGGACGTATTATAGAGGGTAGTGGCTCTCAGTTTGATCCTGAATTAGTAGATATATTTAAAAAGGTATTTATAAAATGGAAAGAAATCCAAATGGATGCATCTCTTTATCAAGAGTTTCCAAATAGGGAGTTAAATAAGTTTATTATGGATAAGGAGGTGAAATTATGA
- a CDS encoding molybdopterin oxidoreductase family protein: MQRDKFFKEIENVRHPNETLIKTHCAYCGMQCGMNLRVNKATNKIIGVEPRYDWPVNLGKMCPKGVTAYQQTNHDDRILKPLIRDDTSLKGTKDGFREATWDEAYDLIAVKFKELQEQYGKDTLSVFSGVSMTNEKCYLTGKFARVAMQTRYIDYNGRFCMSSAAGGFLRSFGVDRGSTLPWTDVHETDCLFIAGSNTGECHPTSMFRVWAVQERGGYLIVADPRETAIARRADVHLDLRPGTDLALANGILNLLIQNGYADADFVNNHTNGFEETKELVKEFTPEYTSELTGVAPEKIIRAAEIYGKAPNAIVMFARGIEQQQKGVDNVSAYTNMALVTGKIGRPKAGVATFTGQGNGQGGREHGQKSDLLPGYRKLTNPKHVEEVCQVWGITPEEMPLPGVSAYEMFELMEEKTIRGLYLLCSNPAVSAPNQNFVRKALKGLDFMVCSDFYLSESAEFADVILPSVTWSEDEGTVTNLEGRIIKINKAQEPIGESKPDWQIQVELAERIGRGKYFSHLKTAKDVADEFRLASKGGYADYYGATWDKIDKQDGVFWPCKDENDPGTPHMFLDKKFYHPDGKAKICALPYRPPAEEPCEEYPLRLTTGRVVYHYLSGNQTRRIQFLRDMCPDPFVEVHPETAAKYNIEHEERVRLFSRRGEAVYKVKVTEAIRKDTVFVPYHWGHDQSINLLTNPALDPISRMPEFKACAAQIEKLELKKVQQ, from the coding sequence ATGCAAAGGGATAAGTTTTTTAAAGAGATAGAAAATGTACGACATCCGAATGAAACGCTAATCAAGACCCATTGTGCCTATTGCGGCATGCAGTGTGGGATGAACTTAAGGGTAAATAAAGCAACAAATAAAATTATCGGGGTTGAACCTCGTTACGACTGGCCAGTAAACCTAGGAAAAATGTGTCCCAAAGGCGTTACTGCTTATCAGCAAACAAACCATGATGATCGAATTCTAAAGCCATTAATCCGTGATGATACTTCCCTAAAAGGAACAAAAGATGGGTTCCGAGAAGCAACTTGGGATGAAGCTTATGACTTAATTGCAGTTAAATTTAAGGAGCTTCAAGAACAGTATGGAAAAGATACACTGTCTGTTTTTAGTGGTGTTTCCATGACAAATGAAAAGTGCTATTTAACAGGGAAATTTGCAAGGGTTGCTATGCAAACGCGTTATATCGACTATAATGGACGTTTTTGTATGTCCAGTGCTGCAGGTGGATTCCTCCGTTCTTTCGGAGTTGACCGTGGTTCAACACTTCCTTGGACGGATGTTCATGAAACAGATTGTTTATTTATTGCAGGTAGTAATACTGGGGAATGCCATCCAACTTCTATGTTCCGCGTATGGGCTGTTCAAGAAAGAGGAGGGTATTTAATTGTAGCAGACCCTCGTGAAACAGCGATTGCGAGAAGAGCAGATGTTCACTTAGATTTAAGACCTGGAACAGACTTGGCGCTTGCAAATGGAATTTTAAATCTATTGATTCAAAATGGCTATGCGGACGCGGATTTTGTTAACAACCATACAAATGGGTTTGAAGAAACGAAAGAGCTTGTTAAAGAATTTACTCCAGAATATACAAGTGAGTTAACGGGGGTTGCCCCAGAAAAAATTATTCGTGCTGCAGAAATTTACGGTAAAGCTCCGAATGCAATTGTGATGTTTGCCCGTGGCATTGAACAACAGCAAAAGGGAGTAGATAATGTATCTGCCTATACGAATATGGCCTTAGTAACAGGGAAAATCGGGCGTCCTAAAGCAGGTGTTGCGACATTTACTGGGCAAGGCAATGGCCAAGGTGGACGTGAACATGGCCAAAAATCTGATTTACTTCCAGGTTACCGTAAATTGACCAATCCGAAGCATGTTGAAGAAGTATGCCAGGTATGGGGAATTACTCCAGAGGAAATGCCACTTCCAGGTGTTTCTGCATATGAAATGTTTGAACTAATGGAAGAAAAAACAATTCGTGGATTATATTTGCTTTGCTCGAATCCAGCTGTTTCAGCACCAAATCAAAACTTTGTACGTAAGGCTCTTAAGGGATTAGATTTTATGGTGTGCTCAGATTTCTATCTCTCAGAATCTGCTGAGTTTGCCGATGTTATTCTTCCATCTGTAACTTGGTCGGAAGATGAGGGAACCGTCACAAATCTTGAAGGTCGTATTATTAAAATCAATAAAGCACAAGAGCCAATTGGTGAATCAAAGCCTGACTGGCAAATTCAAGTGGAACTTGCGGAACGAATTGGAAGAGGAAAATATTTCTCCCATTTAAAGACGGCGAAGGATGTCGCAGATGAGTTCCGATTGGCATCTAAAGGTGGATATGCTGATTATTATGGTGCCACTTGGGATAAAATCGATAAACAAGATGGAGTCTTCTGGCCTTGTAAAGACGAAAACGATCCAGGAACACCACATATGTTCTTAGACAAAAAGTTTTATCATCCTGATGGAAAAGCAAAAATTTGTGCGCTTCCATACCGTCCGCCTGCTGAAGAACCATGTGAAGAATATCCATTGCGGTTAACAACAGGTCGTGTCGTATACCATTATTTGTCTGGAAACCAAACTAGAAGAATACAATTCTTACGTGATATGTGCCCTGATCCATTCGTTGAAGTCCATCCAGAAACAGCAGCGAAATATAATATTGAGCATGAAGAGCGTGTTCGGTTGTTCTCCCGTAGAGGAGAAGCAGTATATAAAGTGAAAGTAACAGAGGCTATTCGTAAGGATACCGTATTTGTTCCTTATCATTGGGGACATGATCAGTCTATTAATCTCTTAACAAACCCAGCACTTGACCCAATTTCCCGGATGCCGGAATTTAAAGCATGTGCAGCACAAATTGAAAAACTAGAGTTAAAGAAGGTGCAACAATGA
- a CDS encoding 4Fe-4S dicluster domain-containing protein: MKKRLYLELENCIGCRSCLAACTQCGGHEERNRNYVYDVNPLVNRQTMPLMCLHCENPACARSCPAQAIQIHETGAVLSALVEKCIGCQNCTIACPYGIPKFDTEQNLMYKCDMCIDRSKDGIPPMCASVCPSNTIQWLSDSEIEAKKNQFNLNNGKWVTSMPFLEGETNVKVNLPGILQGVTKLF; this comes from the coding sequence ATGAAAAAGAGGCTGTATTTAGAACTTGAAAACTGTATTGGATGCCGATCTTGTTTAGCTGCTTGTACACAATGCGGTGGGCATGAGGAACGAAATCGAAACTATGTGTATGATGTAAACCCGCTTGTGAATCGGCAAACGATGCCTCTTATGTGCCTCCATTGTGAGAATCCGGCCTGCGCAAGAAGCTGTCCGGCACAAGCAATCCAAATCCATGAAACAGGTGCTGTCCTTTCTGCCCTTGTTGAAAAGTGTATTGGTTGTCAGAATTGTACAATTGCATGCCCTTATGGTATTCCAAAATTTGATACCGAACAAAATCTAATGTATAAGTGCGACATGTGCATCGATCGCTCAAAAGATGGTATTCCACCAATGTGTGCAAGTGTTTGCCCTTCTAATACAATTCAGTGGTTATCAGATTCAGAGATTGAAGCCAAGAAAAATCAATTTAACCTTAATAATGGTAAATGGGTAACAAGCATGCCTTTCTTAGAAGGCGAAACAAATGTTAAAGTAAATCTTCCTGGTATTTTACAGGGTGTCACTAAATTGTTTTAA
- a CDS encoding Rieske 2Fe-2S domain-containing protein has product MTDKNNKIPFDEDNYTHNINRNNERKLDRRGFMKTLVGAAGVFAVSSLPWGAVAAKELAGLSDKKYPKQKITDIKSIAVGDAVDFAFPGEHDSAILVRLSENKYVAYQNACTHLRCPVFWDKKEEEMICPCHHGKFNVNTGVPFAGPPRRPLPEIVVKVENGAVYAVRVKRYEA; this is encoded by the coding sequence ATGACGGATAAAAATAATAAAATCCCATTTGACGAAGATAATTATACCCACAATATAAATCGAAATAATGAAAGAAAACTAGATCGGCGCGGTTTCATGAAAACACTCGTTGGAGCGGCAGGTGTTTTCGCTGTCTCCTCCCTTCCGTGGGGTGCAGTGGCTGCCAAAGAATTAGCAGGGCTCAGTGATAAAAAATATCCAAAGCAAAAAATAACGGATATTAAGTCGATAGCTGTTGGGGATGCTGTTGACTTTGCTTTCCCTGGCGAACACGATAGTGCTATTCTTGTTAGACTATCTGAAAATAAATATGTTGCGTATCAAAATGCTTGCACTCATTTGCGCTGCCCAGTTTTTTGGGATAAGAAAGAAGAAGAGATGATTTGTCCTTGTCATCATGGGAAATTCAATGTGAATACAGGTGTGCCATTTGCCGGGCCACCAAGACGTCCTTTGCCAGAAATCGTTGTAAAGGTAGAAAACGGAGCTGTTTATGCCGTGAGGGTGAAACGTTATGAAGCATAA
- a CDS encoding ATP-binding protein, with amino-acid sequence MEHVSSKQQISSYIIQTQEEEIKRIALELHEGVGQNLYSILTGLKVLETGVIKPHMKMYAREMSQLLEMTIQEMRLLTIELHPPTLPTLGLVPAIKSYIKLYTSTFGIMVDIESIGEEKQITEKNNIAVFRVCQEALANIAKYADTSNVKMNFIWKEDTLKINICDFGRGFLIEEHVGNLQTSGLAAMKERMHLAGGDCIISSKIGEGTSIELSLPLR; translated from the coding sequence ATGGAGCATGTATCATCAAAACAGCAAATAAGCTCATATATTATCCAAACCCAGGAAGAAGAAATAAAAAGAATTGCTTTAGAGCTTCATGAAGGTGTTGGACAAAATCTTTATAGTATCTTGACTGGGTTGAAAGTATTGGAAACTGGGGTTATTAAACCACATATGAAAATGTATGCGCGCGAAATGTCTCAGTTACTTGAAATGACCATACAAGAAATGAGACTTCTCACGATTGAATTACATCCGCCAACACTCCCTACTTTAGGATTAGTTCCAGCCATAAAGAGCTATATTAAATTATATACATCTACATTTGGAATCATGGTCGACATTGAATCAATTGGCGAAGAAAAGCAAATTACTGAAAAAAATAATATTGCCGTTTTCCGAGTATGCCAGGAGGCGCTTGCCAATATTGCTAAATATGCAGATACATCCAATGTAAAGATGAATTTTATTTGGAAAGAAGATACATTAAAAATTAATATTTGTGATTTTGGGAGAGGCTTTCTTATTGAGGAGCATGTAGGAAACCTTCAAACATCGGGGCTAGCAGCAATGAAAGAACGGATGCATTTAGCTGGCGGTGATTGTATTATATCCTCTAAAATAGGAGAAGGAACATCTATTGAACTATCTCTTCCCTTAAGATAA
- a CDS encoding response regulator transcription factor: MIKILLVDDHAVVRRGLTMLLNADPELRVVGEASEGNEGIQRALKLNPDVVVMDLSMPHGKDGLSATSELKKQMPGVNILILTMHDDEEYLFRAIQAGASGCILKSAPPDELISAIQSVAQGNAYLHPSATKRLMEEYLGNVKQGNMDTFNPLSDRENEVLTLIAKGFSNKDIAEQLVISVKTVETHKGNLAEKLQMKTRPELVEYAVKKGLLGYGL, translated from the coding sequence TTGATAAAAATCCTGCTGGTTGACGATCATGCTGTTGTAAGGAGAGGGCTAACCATGCTACTCAATGCAGATCCTGAACTCCGAGTGGTTGGTGAGGCTTCTGAAGGAAATGAAGGAATTCAACGGGCATTAAAGCTGAATCCTGATGTTGTAGTTATGGATTTAAGCATGCCACATGGGAAAGATGGACTTTCAGCAACGTCTGAATTGAAAAAGCAAATGCCAGGCGTTAATATTCTTATTTTAACCATGCATGATGATGAAGAATACCTCTTTAGAGCTATTCAGGCAGGGGCATCAGGCTGTATTTTAAAAAGTGCTCCACCTGATGAATTAATTTCTGCGATCCAATCGGTTGCACAGGGAAATGCCTATCTACACCCATCAGCTACCAAAAGATTAATGGAAGAATATCTTGGTAACGTTAAACAAGGCAACATGGATACATTTAATCCCTTATCTGATCGAGAAAACGAAGTCCTTACCCTAATTGCCAAAGGTTTTTCAAATAAAGATATTGCTGAACAACTTGTTATTAGTGTAAAAACAGTAGAGACCCATAAAGGGAATTTAGCAGAAAAGCTACAAATGAAAACCCGACCTGAATTGGTGGAATATGCCGTTAAAAAGGGGTTGCTAGGGTATGGTTTATAA
- a CDS encoding GAF domain-containing protein yields the protein MKQLQELQPVVEACNQLMSEIKSEFVGLAIQNKIGPDIKWHYAFGNLNDKYKRITVRYGKGIAGKVISSGSPVMIQDFPNDILGKAIDYPIMLAEKLVSSYGMPLFFNGVPKGVLVVGKRIEYALTESEQESVRKVACSLEEMLKEYIHF from the coding sequence ATGAAGCAATTACAGGAATTACAACCAGTTGTTGAGGCATGTAACCAATTGATGAGTGAAATTAAAAGTGAATTTGTGGGGCTTGCGATTCAAAATAAGATTGGCCCTGATATTAAATGGCATTATGCTTTTGGCAATTTAAATGATAAGTATAAAAGAATAACGGTTCGTTATGGGAAAGGAATTGCGGGCAAAGTGATTTCAAGTGGCAGTCCCGTGATGATTCAAGACTTTCCAAACGATATACTTGGGAAGGCAATAGATTACCCCATTATGCTAGCAGAAAAATTGGTCTCCTCCTATGGGATGCCTTTATTTTTTAATGGAGTTCCGAAAGGGGTATTAGTGGTTGGGAAACGAATAGAATACGCTCTAACCGAAAGTGAACAGGAGAGTGTTAGGAAGGTTGCTTGTTCATTGGAAGAGATGTTGAAAGAGTATATTCATTTTTAA